Proteins found in one Miscanthus floridulus cultivar M001 chromosome 4, ASM1932011v1, whole genome shotgun sequence genomic segment:
- the LOC136547979 gene encoding uncharacterized protein yields the protein MAVPNYTYLKLKMSGPNGIIMVESMYKHAYDCDVKCIEYVEALVEAETLIVNLDWLGSKASDSKRCTGTFEPTKAVKLVPVDPTYPNDRALRISATLDIK from the coding sequence atggcggtccctaactacacctacctcaagctcaagatgtcgggtcccaacggcatcatcatgGTCGAATCCATGTacaaacatgcatacgactgcgacgtcaaaTGCATCGAGTATGTCGAGGCTCTCGTGgaagccgagaccctcatcgtcaacctcgactggCTTGGTAGCAAAGCGTCGGACTCCAAGCGTTGCACCGGGACTTTTGAGCCCACgaaggccgtcaagctcgtcccggtcgaccccacctacCCCAACGACCGGGCgctaaggatcagcgccaccctcgacatcaaatag